AGAAAACCTGCAGGGCCATGGCAACTATTAAGGAAGAGAGGTATTATCACTGATGGGAAAACTGATCACGCTTATATTTATCCTGTTTCTTGGAGTTATAGCATATTTTGCTGTTCTCAACCGTGAAACCGTAACAGTACTGGTTACAAACAACCTTGCCTACGAGATACCAAAGATAGCACTTGTGCTTATCTCTGCCACGGCCGGCGCACTGCTTATGTTGATCGTCTATACCATAAGGGATACGCGGAGGCTGATAGATAACATACAGGCCCAGAAACGTCAGAAAAAGCAGGAGAAGGTTCAGACCCTTTATTCACGTGCACTCGGTGCCATCTACGCAGGCAAGACAGAGGTTGCCACAGATGCCCTGAAGGACATACTCAAGGAAGACCCCATGAACGTGCAGGCGCTTCTGAGGCTCGGAGAACTTGCACTCAATGCAAAAGACCACAAAAAGGCCCTTGACTACTTCAAGAGGGCACTGTCGTCAGACCCCGAAAATGTCGAGACACTCCTCAGCCTCGTCAAGGTCAAGGAGTTGATGGGTGAACACGAGGAGGCGCTCACTTATATTGACGAGATACTGGAGAACGACCCGCAGAATATCACCGCACTTTACAGGAAGCGGGAGATACTCGAACGTCTCGCACGGTGGGATGACCTGATATACCTTCAGAAGGGCATTATCAAGCAGTCCGGCGACGAAAACGAGCAGCAGATGCTGGTCGGCTATAAATATGAATACGGACGCGAGAGCCTTGAGGCAGGGGAGCTTGAGAAGGCAAAAAAAGCCTTCAGGAATGTGATAAAGCTTGACAAGGATTTTATCCCGGCCCATCTTGGTCTTGCAGAGGTGATGGTACAGGAGGAAAATACGGAAGAGGCCATAAACTATCTTGAAAAGACTTACCAGCAATACAAATCCATGATTGTGCTTGCCCGGCTTGAGGACCTGCTGCTCAATATAGGGGAGCCGTCACGACTGATAAGGCTTTACAAGAACAGCCTTGCAGAAAAGCCCTCTGACAATGTCCTGAAATTCTTCCTTGCCAAGCTTTATTACAGGCTTGAGATGCTTGATGATGCCCTTGAGATTATCCAGGGGATAGAAAACCCGGCTGCATTCCCCGAGATAGCCAGGATCAAGGGCGGGATATACCTGAAGCGGGGTCAGACAGAAAAGGCTGCAGAGGAATTCGGGTCTGCCCTGAACCTGAAGATGACGCTCAGGTTACCTTACTGCTGCCTGAACTGCGGTCATACCTCCGAGCAATGGGCCGGCAGGTGCTCATCCTGCGGCAGGTGGAACACATATTATTTTAATATCCATGAGACCTGCAGGGTTACAGATGCAGAGCGGGGATAAAGAAACCGGTCCGCGTACAGAGAGATTCAGACCCGGCAGGGTGGTTCTTGATACAAGCCTCTTTGTAAACCCGGATGCAAGGAAGTATTTTGGCGACACGCCGACTGAAGCCCTGGAGGGTTTTCTCTTCCTGGCGGCACAGATCCCGATACTTGAGTTTTATATGCCCCCTTCCATCTTCAGGGAGCTCCTGAACTTTATACAGAAGGACAAACTCTCAGGCGACCTCCTCGTGGTCCTGCATCAGAAACCACCAAGCAAATACGAGTTGACCTGCCCGGCCTTTCTGCTTTACGAGCTGATTGAGGATATAAGAGAGCGGATTAATAAAGGCCTGAGGGTTGCGGAATCAGCAGTCAGGGGAGTAAGCAGCAAGGGAGAGAAGGAGATCATTCAGGAGCTGAGAAGAAAATACAGGGAGGCGCTGAGAGAGGGGATAATCGACTCAAAAGAGGATGTAGACCTGATTCTCCTTGCAAGGGAACTGGATGCCCTGCTCGTTACAGCAGATCAGGGGGTGATTAAATGGGCTGAGAAGCTCGGCATTAAATGGCTCTTTCCCGAGAAATTCCGCGACTATCTCCTGAGTTCCATTAAAAAAGCCCGGCTCCTTGATATACAGATATAAGCCCCGGAAAGCAGAAGAAATCTTTCACGTCAATCATAAAACCCATAACCCCTGAGTTTTCGCCTCAGCTCTTTTGTACCCTTTGGAAAAGTCCTGTAAAAGACACACCTGTACCTGGTCCCGGCCCTCTCAATAGAGACCGGATGAACGCTCACCCCTGTTCTTCCGAGATGCTGCATCAGGGCATCCATCGTCTCTTTCCTGTTAACCCGGATCGTAAAAAACTCTTTTATGCTCTCTCCGGAGGCCACTCTCCGGACAGTATCCTGCAGGGGGTCTATCAGGGCATCGGCAATTGAGAGCTTGGCGGTATCGTCAAGCGTGAGGGAGTGCTCATATGTTATTGCGGCAATACGGATTAACCTCTGAATATAAAAACCAGCGGGAAGCTCGGTTATGAGGTGTGCCGTGGAGTGTATATCCCGTATGCAGGAGCTCAGCGTTACATACTTGACCTCCTCTCCTCCGGCAACTGATTTTATCACCAACCCTTCCCTGTCTTCCCTGTCAAGCTCAAAGAGAATGGTTTTGATCTCCTCTACGTCACTGTCCGAAAAAGGCCCCCAGTGTCTCACACATGGAAGGGACTTTTCTTCATATATCCTGTATCTCTCACCCAGGGAGATGCTCTTGCCGTCAGGGTCCTTGATGTCAAAGGCAAAGAAGGCGATATCCTCTTTCATATAAGGTACTGCCTCTGAATTATAGGGGTTTTCAGGACCCACCACCTCACCACAGAGCGTATAGTCAGGAAGATCATCGAAAAAACCAATGGGAAGAAGATCAGGAAGCCTGTCCGTTGTAAAGGGGCAAATAACCCCCCCTCTTGTAAAGGCAAAGACCCTCGCACCTATCCTCCTGACCCTTACATTATAACCGTCCATCTTCTCTTCAGCGTAGAATGGCCCTCTAAAATACCGTCTGATCCCCTGCTCAAGGTGCAAAATCCTCTTGATCTTCTGATAGCCGTGCAGTATTCCGCTGTCCCAGAAAACAGTGCCCCTGGGCAGACCGGAGAGGTCTTTTGTCAGGCGGTAAAAGGTTCTCTTCTCAATGTCGAAGGACTGTAAGGTCTCATTGTTTATCCTCTCCCCGGGGAGGTAATTTTTCAGGAAATCGGGAAACTCCGCTATCATCCCTGCCTCCTCAGGAAATCCTTTACAAACTCGACCTCTTCCTCCCGGCTTTTGATCCTCCCCCTCAGCCTTTCCTCCAGTATTGCATTAAATATCCTTGAATAAAGAGGTCCGGGCTCAATCCCCACTGACATAAGGTCTCCTCCCCTGAGTTCCGGTTTCACCTTTCTCAGCTCAAGCAGATACCTTGAGATGGCCTTCTGTATCTCCCGGTCGCCAGAAACTGCCATTGTGTAGAGGAGGGTTTCAAGGGAGAGGGGCTTGAGGGTATGATAAATCCTTACCGGATCTTTAGTCCTCAGCTCCTTTATAACCTGTTGGGCCTTTTGCATCTCATCAAGGATTATCGTCATATCCCTCGCAGGGGTTGAAAGCCTTTCAAGTGCTGCCTTCCGTTCCTCAAGACCGAGACCGGTAAGGAGCCCCATTATGTATACCCTTGAACGGTCTATCTCGTCCTCAAGAAAGAGGAGGTCAAACCATGTAAGACTCTCATGCACTGCTTCAAGGGTCTCCTCAAGCGACTCGGCAAACTTGAGCTCAGGGTGGATAACCTGCAGAAGGCCATATCCGGCAAGACTTTTCAGCGCCCTCACCGGATCGATCTCCTTAAAGGTAAGTACAAGCTCGTCATAAATCCTCGTGCCTGAGACACGTTCAAACAGGTTCAGTCTGAGGGCTGATTTTATGAGGTTTTCAGTATGTTTGTTAATCCTGAACCCAAACCTCTCTGCAAACCTGACAGCCCTGAAGGCACGTGTAGGGTCTTCTACAAAACTGAGGTTATGCAAAACCCTTATGGTCTTCTCCCTGAGGTCCCGCTGGGCGCCGAAATAATCAATCAGCTGCCCAAAATCCCTGGCGTTGAGTTTCACTGCAATCGCATTTATCGTAAAATCCCTCCTGTAAAGGTCTTTCTTGATTGAAGAGGTCTCCACCTTTGGAAGCATGGCAGGCGCCTCATAATACTCTGTCCTTGCAGTTGCAATATCCACTGTAAAACCGGGTGCCGGCATCTTCAGCCCGGCCTTTTCGGTAAAGCGGATCTTTGCCGTGTTGAACCTCTTGTGGGTAATGAGCTTGACCCCTCCAATCTGTCCGGCAAGTCTCCTGGCAAACTCAATTCCGTCACCCTCAACAACAATATCGATATCAAGGTTTTTCCCGCCCATCAGGAGGTCCCTTACCGAACCGCCGACAAGATATACATTATAACCAAGCCTGTCCGCCACCTCTCCGGCAATCCTGAGTAAGGCCACTATCTCGTTTGGAAAGCGTTCAACAATCAATCTGGATATATTCTTTCCCATGGCGGGTTTCTCTATCAGACCCTCCTTCTGTATCCTGCTGCGGCGGAGTGTTGCCTCGTAGAGGTCCCTGAGGAGGTCGGTCCTTGTGATGGCCCCGACGACCACCCTGCCGTTGTCAATAACAGGCATGAACCGCTGGTTCTGCTCTATCATCACGGACTCCACTTCCGTTACAGGGGCCTCGGGATATGTTACCCCAGCATCAGTTGTGGCAAACTCGGATGCCCTGCTGCTGCCGAACCCGTGAAACAACGCCTTCTCCACTATCTCCCTTGAGAGAAGCCCGTAATACTTATCCCCCTTCAGTACGGGCAGGACATTAACGCCGTATCTGGTCATAATTGTCGCTGCCTTCTTTATAGTGGTCTTCCACTGGATGGATATAACAGGGGCGGTCATTATGTCCTTTGCCTGCCTCTGGGGTTTGATAGTCTCCTTTATCTTCCTGACCAGTCTCTCTTCAATCACCTCAAGGGGTTCGTCCTTAAGGGTTGCAGATGCCGCAACCGGATGCCCGCCGCCTCCAAACTCCCCGAGCACCTCTGCCACATCAAGCTCCGGCACACGGCTCCTGCCGACCATCACCACCTTGCCTTCCATTGCAAGGAGCATAAACAGGGCGTCAACGTGCTCCATATCCATAATCCTGTGGGCAAGATGAGCCACATCACCAAAGTACTCCTCCCTCGATGCCTTTACGATCCTTATCCTTATGCCGTAGAGGAGCAGGTCCCTTGATGAGGCCACCAGTTCGTTCAGGAGTTTAAGTTCCGCCTTGCTCAACTCCGCCTTTATGTATTCCGACACTATATTGAGATTTGCACCATGCCTGAGGAGATAGGCCGCTGCAAG
The sequence above is a segment of the Nitrospirota bacterium genome. Coding sequences within it:
- a CDS encoding tetratricopeptide repeat protein yields the protein MGKLITLIFILFLGVIAYFAVLNRETVTVLVTNNLAYEIPKIALVLISATAGALLMLIVYTIRDTRRLIDNIQAQKRQKKQEKVQTLYSRALGAIYAGKTEVATDALKDILKEDPMNVQALLRLGELALNAKDHKKALDYFKRALSSDPENVETLLSLVKVKELMGEHEEALTYIDEILENDPQNITALYRKREILERLARWDDLIYLQKGIIKQSGDENEQQMLVGYKYEYGRESLEAGELEKAKKAFRNVIKLDKDFIPAHLGLAEVMVQEENTEEAINYLEKTYQQYKSMIVLARLEDLLLNIGEPSRLIRLYKNSLAEKPSDNVLKFFLAKLYYRLEMLDDALEIIQGIENPAAFPEIARIKGGIYLKRGQTEKAAEEFGSALNLKMTLRLPYCCLNCGHTSEQWAGRCSSCGRWNTYYFNIHETCRVTDAERG
- a CDS encoding RNA ligase partner protein; this encodes MQSGDKETGPRTERFRPGRVVLDTSLFVNPDARKYFGDTPTEALEGFLFLAAQIPILEFYMPPSIFRELLNFIQKDKLSGDLLVVLHQKPPSKYELTCPAFLLYELIEDIRERINKGLRVAESAVRGVSSKGEKEIIQELRRKYREALREGIIDSKEDVDLILLARELDALLVTADQGVIKWAEKLGIKWLFPEKFRDYLLSSIKKARLLDIQI
- a CDS encoding RNA ligase, encoding MIAEFPDFLKNYLPGERINNETLQSFDIEKRTFYRLTKDLSGLPRGTVFWDSGILHGYQKIKRILHLEQGIRRYFRGPFYAEEKMDGYNVRVRRIGARVFAFTRGGVICPFTTDRLPDLLPIGFFDDLPDYTLCGEVVGPENPYNSEAVPYMKEDIAFFAFDIKDPDGKSISLGERYRIYEEKSLPCVRHWGPFSDSDVEEIKTILFELDREDREGLVIKSVAGGEEVKYVTLSSCIRDIHSTAHLITELPAGFYIQRLIRIAAITYEHSLTLDDTAKLSIADALIDPLQDTVRRVASGESIKEFFTIRVNRKETMDALMQHLGRTGVSVHPVSIERAGTRYRCVFYRTFPKGTKELRRKLRGYGFYD
- a CDS encoding CBS domain-containing protein; this encodes MDLIVCHVNADFDCLSSMLGAKKIYPEAIPVFPGSQERKVREFLQTFEPVEIKKVREIDLQRVTRLIIVDTKNPHRLGPFSEIALSGKVKIHIYDHHPITEKDLRGEVEVIEDAGATATIFTEIIKEQKIPLTPMDATVLCLGIYEETGSLRFPSTTERDLLAAAYLLRHGANLNIVSEYIKAELSKAELKLLNELVASSRDLLLYGIRIRIVKASREEYFGDVAHLAHRIMDMEHVDALFMLLAMEGKVVMVGRSRVPELDVAEVLGEFGGGGHPVAASATLKDEPLEVIEERLVRKIKETIKPQRQAKDIMTAPVISIQWKTTIKKAATIMTRYGVNVLPVLKGDKYYGLLSREIVEKALFHGFGSSRASEFATTDAGVTYPEAPVTEVESVMIEQNQRFMPVIDNGRVVVGAITRTDLLRDLYEATLRRSRIQKEGLIEKPAMGKNISRLIVERFPNEIVALLRIAGEVADRLGYNVYLVGGSVRDLLMGGKNLDIDIVVEGDGIEFARRLAGQIGGVKLITHKRFNTAKIRFTEKAGLKMPAPGFTVDIATARTEYYEAPAMLPKVETSSIKKDLYRRDFTINAIAVKLNARDFGQLIDYFGAQRDLREKTIRVLHNLSFVEDPTRAFRAVRFAERFGFRINKHTENLIKSALRLNLFERVSGTRIYDELVLTFKEIDPVRALKSLAGYGLLQVIHPELKFAESLEETLEAVHESLTWFDLLFLEDEIDRSRVYIMGLLTGLGLEERKAALERLSTPARDMTIILDEMQKAQQVIKELRTKDPVRIYHTLKPLSLETLLYTMAVSGDREIQKAISRYLLELRKVKPELRGGDLMSVGIEPGPLYSRIFNAILEERLRGRIKSREEEVEFVKDFLRRQG